Proteins encoded by one window of Halococcus agarilyticus:
- a CDS encoding 4a-hydroxytetrahydrobiopterin dehydratase has translation MAETLTDKEISENAPAEWHQDGDEIVRVYEFEEYLDGVTFATEVAEIADEAFHHPEIQVRFDEVEVRLTSHEAGGVTDQDIEMAGRFDDVR, from the coding sequence ATGGCCGAAACACTCACCGACAAGGAAATCAGTGAGAACGCTCCCGCGGAGTGGCATCAAGATGGCGACGAGATCGTGCGAGTCTACGAGTTCGAGGAGTATCTCGATGGCGTGACGTTTGCCACCGAGGTGGCCGAGATCGCCGACGAGGCGTTCCATCATCCCGAGATTCAGGTGCGCTTCGACGAGGTCGAGGTACGTCTGACGAGCCACGAGGCCGGTGGAGTGACCGACCAGGACATCGAGATGGCCGGGCGATTCGACGACGTGCGGTAA
- a CDS encoding HAD family hydrolase yields the protein MGPPQYDFWLLDLDGTLVDVESSYVRSVFDRVGERLGRRFTDREAETLWHGLGGLRDDQLRAWGIDVTRFWDALHAVEDPEARAAATFLYDDARAFLASVDAPIGVVTHCQPFLADPVLDQLDLRERFDAVVCCTSEIGWKPDPAPVRLAIDRLDVAPESQGVLVGDGPHDVGAAWNAGLDGIHVERHGHDRRGWCVRGDRRITGFGDL from the coding sequence ATGGGCCCTCCACAGTACGACTTCTGGCTGCTCGACCTCGACGGTACGCTGGTCGACGTCGAGTCGAGCTACGTCCGCAGCGTGTTCGATCGCGTGGGCGAGCGTCTCGGCCGGCGATTCACCGACCGTGAGGCCGAAACCCTCTGGCACGGGCTCGGCGGCCTCCGCGACGACCAGCTCCGGGCGTGGGGGATCGACGTTACCCGGTTCTGGGACGCACTCCACGCGGTCGAGGACCCCGAGGCTCGCGCGGCCGCGACCTTCCTCTACGACGACGCGCGGGCGTTCCTCGCGTCGGTCGACGCCCCGATCGGCGTGGTGACCCACTGTCAGCCGTTCCTCGCCGATCCGGTACTCGATCAGCTCGACCTCCGCGAGCGGTTCGACGCGGTGGTCTGCTGTACGAGCGAGATCGGCTGGAAACCCGATCCAGCGCCCGTCCGGCTGGCGATCGATCGCCTCGACGTCGCTCCCGAGAGTCAGGGAGTCCTCGTCGGCGACGGCCCCCACGACGTCGGCGCGGCGTGGAACGCGGGCCTCGACGGGATCCACGTCGAGCGCCACGGTCACGATCGCCGGGGATGGTGCGTTCGGGGCGACCGCCGGATTACCGGTTTCGGTGATCTCTGA
- a CDS encoding molybdopterin biosynthesis protein, whose protein sequence is MSERKQFRDLAAPAEAHDAIASLDLDPGTESLPLDAAAGRVLTERVDATLDVPGFDRSALDGYALHARETFGATETDPATFDVVGIVEAGERPTVDLDPGEAVEIATGAVMPPDADAMVAVERTDRIGSEGAADDETSADGGGAASDAGGERVAVRTSVTPGENVMPAGADIAAGERALGPGTRLTAREIGLLAALGVEEVPVRAKPRVGIVSTGDELVRVGEDLDSEAGQIYDVNSNATAAAVREAGGEPVVYPHAGDDYDELERVLREAAAECDLVCSSGSTSASAVDVIYEVIEEQGDLLLHGVAIKPGKPMLVGQLEGSAYVGLPGYPVSALSIFRTFVASAIREAAGVPEPATATVRGRMAVEERAEEGRHRLVPVGLVENGAGETLVYPVDKGSGATTSLVEADGIVEMPAEVAYLDAGEAVTVDLFSPDVRPPTLLGVGEDDPLLSRLLDRIDRPRYLSVGSRAARRWLRDGVPDVVAVTGDTDELDADTTEIGGWTRGWGLVVPPDNPDDVAGLADLVDRDLAFVNRPTASGLRTSLGNALADLADERDADRRDLVDAIDGFDFTLEAHESPARRVVAGGADVGLGLRATAEKLDLGFVPIGEETVRVLAASDRMEKSGVAALDSVLGDLDALCADLPGFRDHRNR, encoded by the coding sequence ATGAGCGAGCGCAAGCAGTTCCGCGACCTCGCCGCGCCCGCCGAGGCCCACGACGCGATCGCGTCGCTCGATCTCGATCCAGGGACCGAGTCGCTCCCGCTCGACGCGGCCGCGGGCCGGGTGCTCACAGAGCGGGTCGACGCGACCCTCGACGTTCCCGGATTCGATCGGTCGGCGCTCGACGGCTACGCGCTCCACGCCCGTGAGACGTTCGGGGCGACCGAGACCGATCCCGCGACGTTCGACGTGGTAGGGATCGTCGAGGCCGGCGAGCGGCCGACGGTGGACCTCGATCCCGGCGAGGCGGTCGAGATCGCCACCGGCGCGGTGATGCCGCCCGACGCGGACGCGATGGTCGCGGTCGAGCGCACCGATCGGATCGGGAGCGAGGGCGCAGCGGACGACGAAACCAGCGCGGACGGCGGCGGTGCGGCAAGCGATGCAGGCGGCGAACGGGTCGCGGTGCGGACGTCGGTGACGCCGGGCGAGAACGTGATGCCCGCCGGCGCGGACATCGCGGCGGGCGAGCGCGCGCTCGGGCCCGGCACCCGGCTGACGGCGCGCGAGATCGGGCTGCTCGCCGCGCTCGGGGTCGAGGAGGTTCCGGTCCGTGCGAAGCCACGGGTCGGGATCGTCTCGACGGGCGACGAGCTCGTCCGCGTCGGCGAGGACCTCGACAGCGAGGCGGGCCAGATCTACGACGTGAACTCCAACGCGACCGCGGCCGCGGTTCGCGAGGCCGGTGGCGAACCCGTCGTCTACCCGCACGCCGGCGACGACTACGACGAGCTCGAACGCGTGCTCCGCGAGGCCGCCGCCGAGTGCGATCTGGTCTGCTCGTCGGGCTCGACTTCCGCGAGCGCGGTCGACGTGATCTACGAGGTCATCGAGGAGCAGGGCGACCTCCTCCTCCACGGAGTCGCGATCAAACCGGGCAAGCCGATGCTGGTCGGCCAGTTGGAGGGATCGGCGTACGTCGGGCTGCCCGGCTACCCGGTCTCGGCGCTCTCGATCTTCCGGACGTTCGTCGCCTCCGCGATCCGCGAGGCAGCCGGGGTTCCGGAACCCGCGACCGCCACGGTCCGGGGACGGATGGCGGTCGAGGAGCGCGCCGAGGAGGGCCGCCACCGGCTCGTTCCCGTCGGATTGGTCGAAAACGGTGCGGGCGAGACGCTGGTTTACCCGGTCGACAAGGGCAGCGGCGCGACCACCAGTCTCGTCGAGGCCGACGGGATCGTGGAGATGCCTGCCGAGGTCGCCTATCTCGACGCGGGTGAGGCAGTGACGGTCGACCTGTTCTCGCCCGACGTCCGTCCCCCCACCCTTCTCGGTGTCGGCGAGGACGACCCGCTGCTCTCGCGGCTGCTCGATCGGATCGACCGACCGCGCTATCTGAGCGTCGGGAGCCGCGCGGCCCGCCGGTGGCTCCGTGATGGCGTTCCCGACGTCGTCGCGGTGACGGGCGATACCGATGAACTGGACGCCGACACCACCGAGATCGGCGGCTGGACCCGCGGGTGGGGGCTCGTCGTTCCGCCGGACAACCCCGACGACGTAGCGGGGCTGGCCGACCTCGTGGATCGGGACCTCGCCTTCGTCAACCGACCCACGGCCTCCGGGCTGCGGACGAGCCTCGGCAACGCGCTCGCCGACCTCGCCGACGAACGCGACGCCGATCGTCGCGATCTGGTCGACGCGATCGACGGGTTCGATTTCACCCTCGAAGCCCACGAGAGCCCGGCCCGGCGGGTGGTCGCGGGCGGGGCAGACGTGGGCCTCGGACTCCGTGCGACTGCTGAGAAGCTCGATCTCGGGTTCGTTCCGATCGGCGAGGAGACCGTTCGGGTCCTCGCCGCTTCCGACCGGATGGAGAAGTCCGGCGTCGCGGCGCTCGACAGCGTCCTCGGCGATCTCGATGCGCTGTGTGCGGACCTGCCGGGATTCAGAGATCACCGAAACCGGTAA
- a CDS encoding molybdopterin molybdotransferase MoeA — protein MNDVRTSGFKRLTRLETARERLLDRVQPVERVESTGLVAADGRTLAESVVAERDVPHYPRAAMDGFAVHAADTFGASRRSPAVLREGETPSSGAATRVHTGSELPDGADAVVMIEHAEIVGEEIEVSESVAAGENVAPVGEDVRADRELYEPGHRLRPSDLGLLKSVGVDEVSVYEPPTVGVVPTGEELVQRDPEPGEVVETNGLTTSRYVERWGGRATYREIVTDDRAALRAAIERDLTKDLVVTTGGSSVGERDLLPEVVDDLGEVLVHGIGCKPGHPAGFGVVADTPVLMLPGYPVACIVSAVQLLRPALRRAGHRPQCNPPTTDARLDRKIPSEPGVRTYARIELRVDDGNNEPTAIPTRTSGAGVLSSVALADGWVVVPEEREGIPVDETVAVERWEAGP, from the coding sequence ATGAACGACGTCCGCACGAGCGGGTTCAAACGCCTCACACGCCTCGAAACGGCACGCGAGCGGCTGCTGGACCGGGTTCAACCTGTGGAACGGGTCGAGTCGACCGGCCTCGTGGCGGCCGACGGGCGCACCCTCGCCGAGTCGGTCGTCGCCGAGCGCGACGTCCCCCACTACCCGCGTGCGGCGATGGACGGGTTCGCGGTCCACGCCGCCGACACGTTCGGCGCTTCGCGGCGCTCGCCCGCCGTGCTTCGCGAGGGTGAGACCCCCAGTTCCGGTGCCGCGACCCGGGTCCACACCGGCAGCGAACTCCCGGACGGGGCCGACGCGGTGGTGATGATCGAGCACGCCGAGATCGTGGGCGAGGAGATCGAGGTGTCGGAGTCGGTCGCCGCGGGCGAGAACGTCGCGCCGGTCGGCGAGGACGTTCGGGCGGACCGAGAGCTCTACGAGCCGGGCCACCGACTCCGCCCGTCGGACCTCGGGCTGCTGAAGTCGGTCGGCGTCGACGAGGTGTCGGTGTACGAGCCCCCGACCGTGGGCGTGGTGCCGACGGGCGAGGAACTCGTCCAACGCGACCCCGAACCGGGCGAAGTCGTCGAGACCAACGGCCTGACCACGTCGCGATACGTCGAGCGATGGGGCGGGCGGGCCACGTATCGAGAGATCGTGACCGACGACCGGGCGGCGCTCCGGGCGGCGATCGAGCGCGACCTGACGAAGGATCTCGTGGTGACGACCGGCGGCTCGTCGGTCGGCGAGCGCGACCTGCTTCCCGAGGTGGTCGACGACCTCGGCGAGGTGCTGGTTCACGGGATCGGCTGCAAACCGGGCCATCCCGCGGGGTTCGGCGTCGTGGCCGATACACCCGTTTTGATGCTGCCTGGCTACCCGGTCGCGTGCATCGTGAGCGCCGTCCAACTGCTCCGCCCGGCGCTCCGGCGGGCCGGCCACCGTCCACAGTGCAACCCCCCGACGACCGACGCCCGCCTCGATCGGAAGATCCCGAGCGAACCCGGCGTCCGGACGTACGCACGGATCGAGCTCCGGGTTGACGACGGCAACAACGAGCCGACAGCCATCCCGACGCGAACCAGCGGTGCAGGCGTGCTGTCGAGCGTCGCGCTCGCGGACGGCTGGGTGGTCGTCCCCGAAGAACGCGAGGGGATTCCAGTGGACGAGACCGTCGCGGTCGAACGCTGGGAGGCGGGGCCATGA
- a CDS encoding Hsp20/alpha crystallin family protein translates to MSTLRDALRDLPDPVFADLLESAEAYLLVIDLPGVSAETLDVRLDGVRLRIEARREKDLPMAFRYLEEDRPLFLDAELPLPPDVAGTGAEGTLDRGTLTLRLPKRDATEETSIPITVGGGESGEP, encoded by the coding sequence ATGTCGACGCTGCGCGATGCGTTGAGGGATCTCCCGGACCCGGTGTTCGCCGACCTGCTGGAGTCGGCGGAGGCGTACCTCCTCGTCATCGACCTGCCTGGCGTGAGCGCCGAGACGCTCGACGTCCGGCTCGACGGGGTTCGCCTCCGGATCGAGGCCCGGCGCGAGAAGGACCTTCCGATGGCGTTTCGCTACCTCGAAGAGGACCGGCCGCTCTTCCTCGACGCGGAGCTTCCCCTCCCTCCGGACGTCGCCGGGACGGGCGCGGAGGGCACGCTGGATCGGGGCACGCTCACGCTCCGGCTCCCGAAGCGCGACGCCACCGAGGAGACGTCGATCCCGATAACGGTCGGCGGCGGCGAGTCCGGCGAGCCGTGA
- a CDS encoding ABC1 kinase family protein, whose product MNLRAYGRFVVVFRQFLPLILAYLRDRRRYFLFGGRREVTGEMRRERARVLLDSLLTLGPTFIKLGQLLSTRPDVLPPEYVAEFSKLQDEVPPAEWAEAEPVIEEELGPVNEVFSAFDTDAISGASLGQVYRAELEGEPVAVKVRRPEIESLIEADLQVIKWSLPVLMRFIGEARSFSLETLAEEFDKTIHEEIDYDREARMLQEIRENFAGDGTIRIPNVIDSHSTVRVLTMEYVPGTKITAIDELDRMGIDRTGLAERLERVYLQMIVDDGVFHADPHPGNLAVEPDGTLVFYDFGMSGRVDDYVQDKIVAFYIGIANQDIDAILDALVEMGTLSPTADRETMGNVMELAIQDISGEEVDQYRVQEVVGQVEDTIYEFPLRLPANLALVLRVATVVEGVCVTLDRNFDFISVATDYLVEEGYREEGIKQFLESRGEEFTDLAEATVRTPPKLERALDGLNRGSLSVHADLDDTDDLFESLANRLVFGLLLTAGVLSVAILYAFATPFATAAAVVFSVAMALLLYRSFRSRRRLQATPEFTRQSLRQRREQEAESMSEADATTGTEAMGDAEDDTGGVTPIEVEREGED is encoded by the coding sequence GTGAACCTCCGCGCGTACGGCCGGTTCGTCGTCGTCTTCCGCCAGTTCCTCCCGCTGATCCTCGCCTATCTCCGCGACCGCCGACGGTACTTCCTGTTCGGCGGCCGGCGGGAGGTCACGGGTGAGATGCGGCGCGAACGCGCACGGGTCCTGCTCGACTCGCTTCTCACGCTCGGACCGACGTTCATCAAACTGGGACAACTTCTCTCGACGAGACCCGACGTCCTGCCCCCCGAGTACGTCGCGGAGTTCTCGAAGCTCCAGGACGAGGTTCCGCCCGCGGAGTGGGCCGAGGCCGAACCGGTCATCGAGGAGGAACTGGGACCGGTGAACGAGGTGTTCTCGGCGTTCGACACCGACGCGATCAGCGGGGCGAGCCTCGGCCAGGTCTACCGAGCGGAGTTAGAGGGCGAGCCGGTCGCGGTCAAGGTCCGCCGGCCGGAGATCGAGTCGCTGATCGAGGCCGACCTCCAGGTCATCAAGTGGAGTCTACCCGTTCTCATGCGGTTCATCGGCGAGGCACGCTCGTTCTCGCTCGAAACCCTGGCCGAGGAGTTCGACAAGACGATCCACGAGGAGATCGACTACGACCGGGAAGCCCGGATGCTCCAGGAAATCCGCGAGAACTTCGCGGGCGACGGGACGATCCGGATCCCGAACGTGATCGATAGCCACTCCACGGTGCGCGTGCTCACGATGGAGTACGTTCCGGGGACCAAGATCACCGCGATCGACGAGCTCGACAGGATGGGAATCGACCGCACAGGATTAGCCGAGCGTCTCGAACGGGTCTACCTCCAGATGATCGTGGACGACGGGGTGTTCCACGCCGATCCCCACCCCGGAAACCTCGCGGTCGAACCCGACGGCACGCTGGTGTTCTACGACTTCGGGATGAGCGGGCGGGTCGACGACTACGTCCAGGACAAGATCGTGGCGTTCTACATCGGGATCGCGAACCAGGACATCGACGCGATCCTCGACGCACTGGTGGAGATGGGCACACTCAGCCCGACCGCCGACCGCGAGACGATGGGGAACGTGATGGAGCTCGCGATCCAGGACATCAGCGGCGAGGAGGTCGACCAGTACCGCGTGCAGGAGGTCGTCGGCCAGGTCGAGGACACCATCTACGAGTTCCCGCTCCGACTGCCCGCGAACCTCGCGCTCGTGTTACGAGTAGCGACCGTGGTCGAGGGGGTCTGCGTCACGCTCGATCGGAACTTCGATTTCATCTCGGTCGCGACCGACTACCTCGTCGAAGAGGGGTATCGCGAGGAGGGGATCAAGCAGTTCCTCGAGAGCCGTGGCGAGGAGTTCACCGATCTCGCCGAGGCCACGGTGCGAACCCCGCCGAAGCTCGAACGCGCACTCGACGGGCTCAACCGGGGCAGCCTCTCGGTCCACGCCGACCTCGACGACACCGACGACCTGTTCGAGTCGCTCGCGAACCGCCTGGTCTTCGGCCTCCTTTTGACGGCGGGCGTGCTCTCGGTGGCGATCCTCTACGCGTTCGCGACGCCGTTCGCGACCGCCGCCGCAGTGGTGTTCTCGGTCGCGATGGCACTCCTGCTGTACCGATCGTTCCGCAGCCGACGCCGGCTCCAGGCCACGCCGGAGTTCACCCGCCAGAGCCTGCGCCAGCGCCGCGAACAGGAGGCGGAGTCGATGAGCGAAGCCGACGCCACGACCGGCACCGAAGCGATGGGTGACGCCGAGGACGATACCGGCGGAGTCACGCCGATCGAGGTCGAACGAGAGGGCGAGGACTGA
- a CDS encoding Nmad3 family putative nucleotide modification protein, whose amino-acid sequence MSRAVAINVGANTNAPGVRGPIRPDGTFEFVPIPETEPLNEPVPTYADLDLATDVPADALDSPVHLDPEFPEYPYGERYTYGDPFGVKARPLADLTAGDYALFYATLTTVGLAPLDRRSSSRCARLTTAGEPAAWQAPEWGAYLVGQFELARDPVTGAEYPDLPPAERERFATNAHVKRETFDAEVLLAGDPDGSALYDTAIPLSQPTAGTDANRIVTDLSSDSGKGPWWRRPLRFDERATAELLTIKRNGSIEACFAE is encoded by the coding sequence ATGAGCCGAGCGGTGGCGATCAACGTCGGTGCCAACACCAACGCGCCGGGCGTCCGCGGACCGATCCGACCCGATGGTACGTTCGAGTTCGTTCCGATCCCCGAGACCGAACCCCTCAACGAACCGGTGCCGACCTATGCGGATCTCGACCTCGCCACCGACGTTCCGGCGGACGCCCTCGACAGTCCAGTCCACCTCGATCCCGAGTTCCCCGAGTACCCTTACGGCGAACGCTACACCTACGGCGACCCGTTCGGCGTGAAGGCCCGCCCGCTCGCCGATCTCACGGCAGGCGACTACGCCCTCTTCTACGCGACGCTCACTACCGTCGGACTCGCTCCGCTCGACCGACGAAGCTCGTCTCGCTGTGCTCGGCTCACGACCGCCGGCGAGCCCGCAGCGTGGCAGGCCCCCGAGTGGGGCGCGTACCTCGTCGGCCAGTTCGAACTCGCGCGCGACCCCGTGACTGGCGCGGAGTACCCGGACCTCCCGCCTGCCGAGCGCGAGCGTTTCGCCACCAACGCCCACGTCAAGCGCGAGACGTTCGACGCCGAGGTGTTGCTCGCGGGCGACCCCGACGGCTCGGCGCTGTACGACACGGCGATCCCGCTGAGCCAGCCCACCGCCGGCACCGACGCGAACCGGATCGTGACCGACCTGTCGAGCGATTCCGGGAAGGGGCCGTGGTGGCGTCGGCCGCTCCGCTTCGACGAGCGTGCGACAGCGGAACTCCTCACGATCAAGCGAAACGGCTCGATCGAGGCGTGTTTCGCGGAGTGA
- a CDS encoding DUF7344 domain-containing protein: MTGRSSPAVSHATRGNGTESVSVGPGAEPITSSRRRFALQTLGTFAYPVELRTLAAHVVAARENVPLEAVDEETRERTAVRLHHVDIPALAAAGLVEYDPESRMAVRIETHTDDRYAGTTTDSRRFDAV; the protein is encoded by the coding sequence ATGACAGGCCGCTCGTCCCCAGCCGTCAGTCACGCAACGAGGGGGAACGGTACGGAGTCGGTGTCGGTCGGGCCCGGAGCGGAGCCGATCACGTCGTCTCGGCGGCGGTTCGCACTCCAGACGCTCGGGACGTTCGCCTACCCCGTCGAGCTCCGCACGCTCGCGGCCCACGTTGTCGCGGCACGGGAAAACGTTCCCCTCGAAGCCGTCGACGAGGAAACGCGCGAGCGGACAGCCGTTCGACTCCACCACGTCGACATCCCGGCGCTGGCTGCAGCGGGACTCGTCGAGTACGATCCCGAGAGCCGGATGGCCGTGCGCATCGAGACGCACACCGACGACCGCTACGCCGGCACTACGACCGATTCACGCCGATTCGACGCTGTCTGA
- a CDS encoding aldo/keto reductase: MHYRELGDSGVEVSEVGFGAWTVGTDWWGDRSEEEGIEMVRHAFDRGITLFDTGDVYGHGRSEELVGEALAEVRDEVTIGTKVGYDFYNNPQAGHGELPKVMDAEYLHTAVERSLERLDTDHVDLLQLHNANVDEVDEDLLEALDELRESGKVEAIGWALGPSIGWLAEGDAAIENEFDAIQVVFNLFEQVPGQHFIETIEELDADTSLIPRVPHSSGLLNEQVTPETELGEGDHRGFRPDEWYDTGWEKVDKLRFLERDGERTMGQATIQWLLAHDAVASVTPTFRTAADIDEWAAAPETPPLSDGEGERVADLYDRDFDIERDDGMTGFRSSVEGADLDAVGAKYAGD; the protein is encoded by the coding sequence ATGCACTACCGCGAACTCGGCGACTCCGGCGTCGAGGTGAGCGAGGTGGGGTTCGGCGCGTGGACCGTCGGCACCGACTGGTGGGGCGATCGGAGCGAAGAGGAAGGAATCGAGATGGTGCGCCACGCGTTCGATCGGGGCATCACCCTCTTCGACACCGGCGACGTGTACGGCCACGGTCGCTCGGAGGAGCTCGTCGGCGAGGCGCTCGCCGAGGTCCGCGACGAGGTCACCATCGGCACCAAGGTGGGCTACGATTTCTACAACAACCCGCAGGCAGGCCACGGCGAGCTGCCGAAGGTGATGGACGCGGAGTACCTCCACACCGCGGTCGAGCGGAGTCTGGAGCGGCTCGACACCGACCACGTCGATCTCCTCCAGCTCCACAACGCGAACGTCGACGAGGTGGACGAGGATCTCCTGGAGGCGCTCGACGAGCTGCGAGAATCGGGCAAGGTCGAGGCGATCGGCTGGGCGCTCGGCCCCTCGATCGGGTGGCTCGCGGAGGGCGACGCCGCGATCGAAAACGAGTTCGACGCGATCCAGGTCGTGTTCAACCTGTTCGAGCAGGTCCCCGGCCAGCACTTCATCGAGACGATCGAGGAGCTCGACGCCGACACGAGCCTGATCCCACGGGTGCCACACTCCTCGGGGCTGCTGAACGAGCAGGTGACCCCCGAAACCGAGCTCGGCGAGGGCGACCATCGGGGGTTCCGGCCGGACGAGTGGTACGACACCGGCTGGGAGAAGGTCGACAAGCTTCGCTTCCTCGAACGTGATGGAGAGCGCACGATGGGCCAGGCCACGATCCAGTGGCTGCTCGCCCACGACGCGGTCGCCTCGGTGACGCCGACCTTTCGTACCGCCGCCGACATCGACGAGTGGGCCGCGGCCCCCGAGACGCCACCGCTGTCGGACGGGGAGGGAGAGCGCGTCGCCGATCTCTACGATCGGGATTTCGATATCGAGCGCGACGACGGGATGACGGGCTTTCGCTCCTCGGTCGAGGGGGCCGACCTCGACGCGGTCGGCGCGAAGTACGCCGGCGACTGA
- a CDS encoding DUF7344 domain-containing protein, with product MSDVPLDSTDGRSGTDSPDTAPSVTPDTAFAALADARRRTVVAALCEHAEDTMLIETLVDHVVSREAPSTSTRRHVHTSIVNVELPKLHEWGLVEYDGVQGTVRYVDSPLVEGLLAQVAENDR from the coding sequence ATGTCCGATGTGCCGCTCGACTCGACCGACGGTCGTTCCGGCACCGACTCGCCCGATACGGCTCCATCGGTGACGCCGGACACCGCGTTCGCCGCGCTCGCCGACGCGCGGCGGCGCACCGTCGTCGCCGCACTCTGCGAGCACGCCGAGGACACCATGCTCATCGAAACGCTCGTCGATCACGTCGTCTCGCGGGAAGCGCCATCCACCTCGACCCGCCGGCACGTCCACACGTCGATCGTCAACGTGGAACTCCCGAAGCTCCACGAGTGGGGCCTCGTCGAGTACGACGGCGTCCAGGGGACAGTGCGATACGTCGACTCACCGCTCGTCGAGGGATTGCTGGCACAGGTCGCCGAGAACGACCGATAG
- a CDS encoding heme-binding protein, translated as MDRRRPPQTDEGWYVLHDVRTVDWDAWRAAPDRERERAITEGVEYLASHEAVEDADAGDSAVFSVLGHGGDLLLVHLRPTMAHLDTAERRFERTALADFTEQTDSYLSVTEVSGYMSEEYFEGEEVQDTGMANYIESRLKPEIPDADHVSFYPMDKRREPEYNWYDLPFDERADLMAGHGDIGREYAGRVTQIISGSVGLDDHEWGVTLFADDPTDIKELLYEMRFDPSSSRYAEFGRFRFGRRFPPGDLGALLAGEPIPTGEDTGHPSGDASAHGESQHDDRDDHDSGDDGADIREALADEDIYAGQPHGEDVHAMVLYSEADPEELADDVDGLRGNFEHYDTHVKTAVYTNPDGGNAAVVSIWDTASAAETAGGFLADLPGVVSRAEVGELEGEQAGFGTMGMFYTTKPEHREAFVEKFATVGDLLADMDGHHETDLLVNRADENDMFIASQWRSREDAMAFFRSDAFADTVSWGQDVLADRPRHVFLT; from the coding sequence ATGGACCGACGGCGACCACCGCAGACCGACGAAGGGTGGTACGTGCTCCACGACGTTCGTACCGTGGATTGGGACGCGTGGCGGGCCGCACCGGACCGCGAACGCGAACGCGCGATCACGGAGGGCGTGGAGTACCTCGCCAGCCACGAGGCGGTCGAGGACGCCGATGCGGGCGACTCGGCAGTGTTCAGCGTGCTCGGCCACGGTGGCGATCTCCTCCTCGTCCATCTCCGACCGACGATGGCCCACCTCGACACCGCCGAGCGCCGGTTCGAGCGGACCGCGCTCGCCGACTTCACCGAGCAGACCGATTCGTACCTCTCGGTCACGGAGGTCTCGGGCTACATGTCGGAGGAGTATTTCGAGGGCGAAGAGGTCCAGGACACAGGGATGGCGAACTACATCGAATCCAGGCTGAAGCCCGAGATCCCCGACGCAGACCACGTCTCCTTCTATCCGATGGACAAGCGCCGCGAGCCCGAGTACAACTGGTACGACCTGCCGTTCGACGAGCGGGCCGATCTCATGGCCGGCCACGGCGACATCGGCCGGGAGTACGCGGGCCGGGTCACCCAGATCATCTCCGGGAGCGTGGGTCTCGACGACCACGAGTGGGGCGTCACCCTGTTCGCCGACGATCCCACCGACATCAAGGAGCTGCTCTACGAGATGCGCTTCGATCCGTCGAGTTCGCGCTACGCCGAGTTCGGCCGCTTCCGCTTCGGTCGGCGGTTCCCGCCCGGCGATCTCGGCGCACTGCTCGCCGGCGAGCCGATCCCGACGGGCGAGGATACCGGCCATCCCTCCGGCGATGCGAGCGCGCACGGTGAGAGCCAGCACGACGACCGAGACGACCACGACTCCGGGGACGACGGAGCCGACATCCGCGAGGCGCTCGCCGACGAGGACATCTACGCCGGCCAGCCCCACGGCGAGGACGTCCACGCGATGGTGCTCTACTCGGAAGCCGATCCCGAAGAGCTCGCCGACGACGTCGACGGCCTCCGTGGGAACTTCGAGCACTACGACACCCACGTCAAAACCGCAGTTTATACGAATCCGGACGGTGGCAACGCGGCGGTCGTGAGCATCTGGGACACCGCGAGCGCCGCCGAGACCGCCGGCGGCTTCCTCGCCGATCTTCCAGGCGTCGTCTCGCGCGCCGAAGTCGGCGAGCTGGAGGGCGAACAGGCGGGCTTCGGCACGATGGGAATGTTCTACACCACGAAGCCCGAACACCGCGAGGCGTTCGTCGAGAAGTTCGCCACCGTCGGCGACCTCCTCGCGGACATGGACGGCCACCACGAGACCGACCTCCTCGTCAACCGCGCGGACGAGAACGACATGTTCATCGCCAGCCAGTGGCGCTCGCGCGAGGACGCGATGGCGTTCTTCCGAAGCGACGCGTTCGCCGACACCGTCTCGTGGGGCCAGGACGTGCTCGCGGATCGGCCGCGGCACGTCTTCCTCACCTGA